The following coding sequences lie in one Panicum virgatum strain AP13 chromosome 6N, P.virgatum_v5, whole genome shotgun sequence genomic window:
- the LOC120678135 gene encoding probable inactive receptor kinase RLK902 produces the protein MARPTGGGARVAVALVAAAAALLLAAALPGGAAQDLAGDRAALLALRGALDRGNILPWDLAAATPCGWRGVACAQSQAGPRVVELRLPGKQLSGTIPPGTIGNLTALRKLSFRHNAIAGEIPADVGNCGELRVLSFRNNRLTGAVPGALFSLAVLRHVDLALNRLAGGVSQEFNRLKQLDTLFLESNGFAGELPAGLYLPSLSRFNVSFNAQLTGPVPASLARMPASAFLGTALCDAPLATCTNSTPPAPPPTPSAGEKKRKLSRWAIVGIVVGAALILLLIMGLVACLRRRRAAPAGRAAGAAANVQAGTAPITVTVARTDRDAVKQSHAPPIAPAMISDGKKLVFLGSAPERPYDLETLLRASAEVLARGTLGTTYRATLDGGEPVLAVKRLREVHLSEREFQDRAAALGALHHDNLPRLRAFFYSKEEKLLVYDFVGAGSLAALLHDGGAEGRARLDFTARARIALAAARGVAFIHRGGARSSHGSIKSSNIVVTATRDGAYVSDYGVAQLAGAAELPRRDAGYHAPEVTDARAVPQSADVYSFGVVVLELLSGRAPRRALADGVDLPRWVRSVVQEEWTSEVFDAAIANEPRVEGEMLRLLQLGMDCTEHHPDRRPSMAQVEATIERIVEDASRKDDFSSTDGSRSVAA, from the exons atggcgcggccgacgggcggcggcgcccgcgtggCGGTCgcgctcgtggcggcggcggcggcgctgctgctcgccgccgcgctgcccggGGGCGCGGCGCAGGACCTGGCGGGGGACCGCGCGGCGCTGCTGGCGCTGCGTGGCGCGCTGGACCGCGGGAACATCCTCCCGTGGGACCTCGCAGCGGCGACGCCATGCGGGTGGCGCGGCGTCGCGTGCGCGCAGTCCCAGGCCGGCCCCCGCGTCGTGGAGCTGCGGCTGCCGGGGAAGCAGCTGTCGGGGACGATACCGCCGGGCACGATCGGGAACCTCACCGCGCTGCGGAAGCTGTCGTTCCGGCACAACGCCATCGCGGGGGAGATCCCGGCCGACGTCGGCAACTGCGGCGAGCTGCGGGTGCTGTCCTTCAGGAACAACCGGCTCACCGGCGCAGTGCCGGGGGCTCTCTTCTCGCTGGCGGTGCTCAGGCACGTCGACCTCGCCCTGaaccgcctcgccggcggcgtgtcgCAGGAGTTCAACCGGCTCAAGCAGCTCGACACGCTCTTCCTCGAGAGCAACGgcttcgccggcgagctcccggcGGGCCTCTACCTTCCCAGCCTCTCGCGGTTCAACGTGTCGTTCAACGCGCAGCTCACCGGCCCCGTGCCGGCGTCGCTCGCCAGGATGCCGGCGAGCGCGTTCCTCGGCACGGCACTCTGCGACGCCCCGCTCGCCACGTGCACCaactccacgccgccggcgcctccgccgactCCGTCTGCGggtgagaaaaagaggaagctATCCCGCTGGGCAATCGTCGGCATCGTCGTCGGCGCCGCGCTCATCCTCCTGCTCATCATGGGGCTCGTCGCCTGCCTCCGCCGACGCCGGGCGGCGCCAGCCGGgagggccgccggcgcggcggccaacGTGCAAGCGGGTACCGCGCCCATAACGGTGACCGTGGCGAGGACGGACAGGGACGCCGTGAAGCAGTCGCACGCCCCGCCGATCGCGCCGGCGATGATCAGCGACGGCAAGAAGCTGGTGTTCCTGGGGAGCGCGCCGGAGAGGCCGTACGACCTGGAGACGCTGCTGCGGGCATCGGCCGAGGTGCTCGCCAGGGGCACCCTCGGCACGACGTACCGCGCcacgctcgacggcggcgagcccgTGCTCGCCGTCAAGCGGCTCCGCGAGGTGCACCTGTCCGAGCGCGAGTTCCAGGACAGggcggccgcgctcggcgccctCCACCACGACAACCTTCCCCGCCTCCGCGCCTTCTTCTACAGCAAGGAGGAGAAGCTCCTCGTCTACGACTTCGTCGGCGCCGGCAgcctcgccgccctcctccacg ACGGTGGCGCGGAGGGCCGTGCGCGGCTGGACTTCACGGCGCGGGCGCGCatcgcgctggcggcggcgcgcggcgtggcgtTCATCCACCGCGGCGGAGCCAGGTCGTCGCACGGCAGCATCAAGTCGTCCAACATCGTCGTCACCGCCACGCGCGACGGCGCCTACGTCTCCGACTACGGCGtcgcgcagctcgccggcgccgccgagctgCCGAGGCGGGACGCCGGGTACCACGCCCCGGAGGTGACCGACGCGCGCGCCGTGCCGCAGAGTGccgacgtgtacagcttcggcGTGGTGGTGCTGGAGCTGCTGAGCGGGCGCGCCCCCCGGCGCGCGCTCGCCGACGGCGTGGACCTGCCGCGGTGGGTGCGGTCGGTGGTGCAGGAGGAGTGGACGTCCGAGGTGTTCGACGCCGCCATCGCCAacgagccgcgcgtcgagggggagatgctgcggctgctgcagcTCGGCATGGACTGCACCGAGCACCACCCCGACAGGCGGCCATCCATGGCCCAGGTGGAGGCGACGATCGAGCGCATCGTCGAGGACGCCAGCCGGAAAGACGACTTCAGCAGCACGGACGGCAGCCGGAGCGTGGCGGCGTGA